Proteins from a single region of Hydra vulgaris chromosome 12, alternate assembly HydraT2T_AEP:
- the LOC124817516 gene encoding uncharacterized protein LOC124817516 isoform X1, giving the protein MFLTINKLVLLGFLKIILARVWNVANSGRDTFECGLIDTPCLSINYVINMAKSEDEINIRSQFLHEEFHICNSLYDNFITVSIIVIGVVYRPKILCNFNQFAFRVVGNNSVIEVNFTNLEFASNYQSNYNDQSTCIPGNSGFFHVINANLNIHNCVFRDICTAVLTEYTDQTLHSLVIKYSEIIFVSYFIYSPNVNRANITVISTIITSNSYRNSISHAISITSFSELTVSIIESAIEHTNKGVAIKVMNGTYNIKISKNIFSENNGQCIILKFARMVKANKSYVFLRDNQFIKNRGVFASALHLKADLKQPDEIICWIKGNIFLNNKAERFFGTIYVDGITVYIEHSDFANNAVGDYLGSVQGFGGAIYTEEFSKVIVSYSTFINNTCSGFGGTIFTRGFFSCLNCLFIGPSNVFIRPLLGDILYATAGTELFNTTWIPNVMPGSFRAFIWHPGSPTKEDWSIIVAGYFNARCPEGHNISYYGIERDLLTKTKRLTLTCESCPTNHYSLSSGELNIYQNNGIIYKNRSTFVQCHHCKFGGVCNQGSIRPQGNYYGYKTGLLGDEVRFLPCPVGYCCKGTHCEKFDSCNTNRTGTLCGKCKKGTSENLINSNCIDHKDCNDKWFWSLYIALGTAYIITFMYLDKISGFVKEQLVWWDKKIYKHDDLHQYEILKIEKEVTIITETSEENFGSSSDENERIKIEHSNSLFQKPCNVSQYENRRKEPDIFTDITNISFYFFQMFLLIRMQESEIFDKILSCLRSVFSSLFTLSIQTSSSFSICPIAGLNAITKMIFLQSLACYVLFVMLLLHATSYVLKFFVLNDYQKEQTLIRFSVRLKVATIQIILIAYATLTSMSLALLNCVPVSNKYVLFIDGTITCFRWWQFFIFAFVIGWIIPFPIVLVCSIVHLKIGAVSYNKFVLGWALPLCYLIWTITMHLFYKDHLIASIKSEHYTPLDDYSNDEEKISISEILYKLESPYKGIMFTNTRHSASNIYEGKNLVYIRQPSFWQGTLIARRLILIIAFTFISSPVFRLYFALLLCTLYLVHHLYFRPYLIKAANIFETLTSVILILFCSFNLFFAYSYVSDLPPEAADENLGTLFRWFEATILIFIPTFIVVILFALVLTRIISLSFKLCRYLYRIFLSLI; this is encoded by the exons ATGTTTCTAACAATAAACAAGCTGGTGTTActgggttttttaaaaatcattttggctc GAGTATGGAATGTTGCAAATTCAGGACGAGACACTTTTGAATGCGGTTTAATTGATACACCTTGCCTAtctataaattatgtaataaatatggCTAAATCTGAAGATGAAATCAATATAAGATCTCAATTTTTACATGAAGAGTTTCATATTTGCAATAGTCTGTATGATAACTTCATTACCGTATCAATTATTGTTATTGGGGTTGTCTATCGGCCGAAGATATTATGTAACTTCAACCAATTTGCATTCAGGGTAGTTGGAAATAATAGTGTGATCGAAGTAAACTTTACAAACTTAGAATTTGCAAGTAACTACCAATCTAATTATAATGATCAATCAACTTGTATCCCTGGAAATAGCGGATTTTTCCACGTCATAAACgctaatttaaatattcataacTGCGTGTTTAGAGACATTTGTACTGCTGTATTGACTGAATACACCGATCAGACTCTTCATTCTCTTGTAATCAAATATTCTGAAATCATTTTTGTTAGTTACTTTATTTACTCTCCTAATGTTAACCGTGCAAATATTACGGTCATTTCAACTATAATTACTAGCAACTCATATAGAAATTCCATTTCTCATGCAATTAGTATTACATCTTTTTCAGAATTAACTGTGTCTATTATTGAAAGTGCAATAGAACATACAAACAAAGGTGTCGCTATAAAAGTCATGAATGGAActtataatatcaaaattagcaaaaacattttttcagaaaacaatGGCCAATGTATTATCTTAAAGTTTGCCAGAATGGTCAAAGCTAACAAATCGTATGTTTTTTTAAGAGATAAccagtttataaaaaatcgaGGGGTCTTTGCATCTGCATTGCATCTAAAAGCTGACTTAAAACAGCCTGATGAAATAATATGTTGGATAAaaggtaacatttttttaaacaacaaagcTGAAAGATTTTTTGGGACGATATATGTTGATGGCATTACGGTTTATATTGAACATTCTGACTTTGCAAACAATGCCGTCGGCGATTATCTTGGATCAGTGCAAGGGTTTGGAGGTGCTATATACACTGAGGAATTTTCGAAAGTTATTGTAAGCTATTCcacatttattaataatacttgCTCTGGCTTTGGTGGAACAATATTTACACGCGGATTTTTTTCATGCttaaactgtttatttataGGCCCTAGCAATGTCTTTATTAGGCCTTTATTAGGTGATATTTTGTATGCTACCGCTGGAACGGAGCTTTTTAACACTACTTGGATACCAAACGTCATGCCCGGTTCGTTTAGAGCATTCATTTGGCACCCCGGAAGTCCAACAAAGGAAGATTGGTCAATAATAGTTGCTGGTTATTTTAATGCTAGGTGTCCTGAAGGTCACAATATTAGTTATTACGGTATTGAAAGAGATTTATTAACCAAAACAAAGAGACTAACGCTTACATGTGAATCGTGTCCTACAAACCATTACAGTTTATCCTCAGGTgagctaaatatatatcaaaacaatgGAATCATATACAAAAACAGAAGCACATTTGTTCAATGTCACCATTGCAAGTTCGGTGGTGTTTGTAATCAAGGTTCCATTCGACCTCAAGGTAACTACTATGGGTATAAAACAGGTTTATTAGGTGACGAAGTTCGTTTTTTGCCTTGTCCTGTAGGTTACTGTTGCAAGGGAACTCACTGTGAAAAGTTTGATTCTTGCAACACAAATCGTACTGGTACTTTGTGTGGCAAATGTAAAAAAGGAACCAGCGAAAATCTTATAAACTCTAACTGCATAGATCATAAAGATTGCAACGATAAATGGTTTTGGTCCTTATATATTGCTTTAGGTACAgcttatattataacttttatgtacTTAGATAAGATAAGTGGATTTGTTAAAGAGCAGCTTGTTTGGtgggataaaaaaatttataagcatgACGATTTACATCAatacgaaattttaaaaatcgaaaaAGAAGTTACAATAATTACGGAAACTAGCGAAGAAAACTTTGGAAGCAGTAGTGATGAAAATGAAAGAATCAAAATAGAACATTCAAactctttatttcaaaaaccttGCAACGTGTCCCAATATGAAAACAGAAGGAAAGAGCCAGATATATTTACAGACATAACAAATATCTCTTTTTACTTctttcaaatgtttttgctcATACGAATGCAAGAAAgtgaaatttttgacaaaatcttGAGTTGTCTTCGTTCAGTATTTAGTAGCTTATTTACATTGTCGATACAAACAAgttcttctttttcaatttgTCCTATTGCTGGATTAAATGCAATTACAAAAATGATATTTCTACAATCTTTAGCTTGCTATGTTCTTTTCGTCATGCTTCTACTTCATGCAACATCTtatgttttgaagttttttgtcTTAAACGATTACCAAAAAGAACAAACTTTGATAAGATTTAGCGTCCGTCTAAAAGTTGCAACAATTCAGATTATTTTAATAGCGTACGCTACTCTGACGTCAATGTCATTAGCACTACTAAATTGTGTACCTGTCAGTAATAAATATGTCCTGTTTATTGATGGAACCATAACATGTTTTCGATGgtggcaattttttatatttgcgtTTGTGATCGGATGGATTATTCCATTCCCAATTGTTTTAGTTTGTAGTATTGTCCATCTAAAAATTGGTGCagttagttataataaatttgtattggGATGGGCATTACctttatgttatttaatatgGACAATAACTATGCATTTGTTTTACAAAGATCATTTAATAGCAAGCATAAAATCAGAACATTATACACCGTTAGATGATTATTCCaatgatgaagaaaaaatttcaattagtGAGATTTTATATAAGCTTGAGAGTCCTTATAAAGGTATTATGTTTACAAACACGAGACATTCTGCAAGTAATATATATgaaggaaaaaatttagtttatataagaCAACCGTCATTTTGGCAAGGTACTTTAATTGCGAGACGTCTTATTCTTATTATTGCATTTACATTTATTAGCAGCCCTGTTTTCcgtttatattttgcattactACTTTGTACTTTATACCTTGTGCACCATCTTTACTTTAGGCCATATCTCATAAAAGctgcaaatatatttgaaacCTTGACATCagtaattttaatacttttctgtAGTTTTAACTTGTTCTTCGCATACAGTTACGTGAGTGATTTGCCGCCTGAAGCTGCTGATGAGAACCTGGGGACGCTATTTCGGTGGTTTGAAGCAACAATTCTAATTTTCATTCCAACATTTATTGTTGTAATATTATTTGCTCTCGTATTAACGCGCATAATAAGTTTGTCATTCAAACTATGCCGGTATTTATACagaatttttttgagtttaatttga
- the LOC124817516 gene encoding uncharacterized protein LOC124817516 isoform X2: MAKSEDEINIRSQFLHEEFHICNSLYDNFITVSIIVIGVVYRPKILCNFNQFAFRVVGNNSVIEVNFTNLEFASNYQSNYNDQSTCIPGNSGFFHVINANLNIHNCVFRDICTAVLTEYTDQTLHSLVIKYSEIIFVSYFIYSPNVNRANITVISTIITSNSYRNSISHAISITSFSELTVSIIESAIEHTNKGVAIKVMNGTYNIKISKNIFSENNGQCIILKFARMVKANKSYVFLRDNQFIKNRGVFASALHLKADLKQPDEIICWIKGNIFLNNKAERFFGTIYVDGITVYIEHSDFANNAVGDYLGSVQGFGGAIYTEEFSKVIVSYSTFINNTCSGFGGTIFTRGFFSCLNCLFIGPSNVFIRPLLGDILYATAGTELFNTTWIPNVMPGSFRAFIWHPGSPTKEDWSIIVAGYFNARCPEGHNISYYGIERDLLTKTKRLTLTCESCPTNHYSLSSGELNIYQNNGIIYKNRSTFVQCHHCKFGGVCNQGSIRPQGNYYGYKTGLLGDEVRFLPCPVGYCCKGTHCEKFDSCNTNRTGTLCGKCKKGTSENLINSNCIDHKDCNDKWFWSLYIALGTAYIITFMYLDKISGFVKEQLVWWDKKIYKHDDLHQYEILKIEKEVTIITETSEENFGSSSDENERIKIEHSNSLFQKPCNVSQYENRRKEPDIFTDITNISFYFFQMFLLIRMQESEIFDKILSCLRSVFSSLFTLSIQTSSSFSICPIAGLNAITKMIFLQSLACYVLFVMLLLHATSYVLKFFVLNDYQKEQTLIRFSVRLKVATIQIILIAYATLTSMSLALLNCVPVSNKYVLFIDGTITCFRWWQFFIFAFVIGWIIPFPIVLVCSIVHLKIGAVSYNKFVLGWALPLCYLIWTITMHLFYKDHLIASIKSEHYTPLDDYSNDEEKISISEILYKLESPYKGIMFTNTRHSASNIYEGKNLVYIRQPSFWQGTLIARRLILIIAFTFISSPVFRLYFALLLCTLYLVHHLYFRPYLIKAANIFETLTSVILILFCSFNLFFAYSYVSDLPPEAADENLGTLFRWFEATILIFIPTFIVVILFALVLTRIISLSFKLCRYLYRIFLSLI; the protein is encoded by the coding sequence atggCTAAATCTGAAGATGAAATCAATATAAGATCTCAATTTTTACATGAAGAGTTTCATATTTGCAATAGTCTGTATGATAACTTCATTACCGTATCAATTATTGTTATTGGGGTTGTCTATCGGCCGAAGATATTATGTAACTTCAACCAATTTGCATTCAGGGTAGTTGGAAATAATAGTGTGATCGAAGTAAACTTTACAAACTTAGAATTTGCAAGTAACTACCAATCTAATTATAATGATCAATCAACTTGTATCCCTGGAAATAGCGGATTTTTCCACGTCATAAACgctaatttaaatattcataacTGCGTGTTTAGAGACATTTGTACTGCTGTATTGACTGAATACACCGATCAGACTCTTCATTCTCTTGTAATCAAATATTCTGAAATCATTTTTGTTAGTTACTTTATTTACTCTCCTAATGTTAACCGTGCAAATATTACGGTCATTTCAACTATAATTACTAGCAACTCATATAGAAATTCCATTTCTCATGCAATTAGTATTACATCTTTTTCAGAATTAACTGTGTCTATTATTGAAAGTGCAATAGAACATACAAACAAAGGTGTCGCTATAAAAGTCATGAATGGAActtataatatcaaaattagcaaaaacattttttcagaaaacaatGGCCAATGTATTATCTTAAAGTTTGCCAGAATGGTCAAAGCTAACAAATCGTATGTTTTTTTAAGAGATAAccagtttataaaaaatcgaGGGGTCTTTGCATCTGCATTGCATCTAAAAGCTGACTTAAAACAGCCTGATGAAATAATATGTTGGATAAaaggtaacatttttttaaacaacaaagcTGAAAGATTTTTTGGGACGATATATGTTGATGGCATTACGGTTTATATTGAACATTCTGACTTTGCAAACAATGCCGTCGGCGATTATCTTGGATCAGTGCAAGGGTTTGGAGGTGCTATATACACTGAGGAATTTTCGAAAGTTATTGTAAGCTATTCcacatttattaataatacttgCTCTGGCTTTGGTGGAACAATATTTACACGCGGATTTTTTTCATGCttaaactgtttatttataGGCCCTAGCAATGTCTTTATTAGGCCTTTATTAGGTGATATTTTGTATGCTACCGCTGGAACGGAGCTTTTTAACACTACTTGGATACCAAACGTCATGCCCGGTTCGTTTAGAGCATTCATTTGGCACCCCGGAAGTCCAACAAAGGAAGATTGGTCAATAATAGTTGCTGGTTATTTTAATGCTAGGTGTCCTGAAGGTCACAATATTAGTTATTACGGTATTGAAAGAGATTTATTAACCAAAACAAAGAGACTAACGCTTACATGTGAATCGTGTCCTACAAACCATTACAGTTTATCCTCAGGTgagctaaatatatatcaaaacaatgGAATCATATACAAAAACAGAAGCACATTTGTTCAATGTCACCATTGCAAGTTCGGTGGTGTTTGTAATCAAGGTTCCATTCGACCTCAAGGTAACTACTATGGGTATAAAACAGGTTTATTAGGTGACGAAGTTCGTTTTTTGCCTTGTCCTGTAGGTTACTGTTGCAAGGGAACTCACTGTGAAAAGTTTGATTCTTGCAACACAAATCGTACTGGTACTTTGTGTGGCAAATGTAAAAAAGGAACCAGCGAAAATCTTATAAACTCTAACTGCATAGATCATAAAGATTGCAACGATAAATGGTTTTGGTCCTTATATATTGCTTTAGGTACAgcttatattataacttttatgtacTTAGATAAGATAAGTGGATTTGTTAAAGAGCAGCTTGTTTGGtgggataaaaaaatttataagcatgACGATTTACATCAatacgaaattttaaaaatcgaaaaAGAAGTTACAATAATTACGGAAACTAGCGAAGAAAACTTTGGAAGCAGTAGTGATGAAAATGAAAGAATCAAAATAGAACATTCAAactctttatttcaaaaaccttGCAACGTGTCCCAATATGAAAACAGAAGGAAAGAGCCAGATATATTTACAGACATAACAAATATCTCTTTTTACTTctttcaaatgtttttgctcATACGAATGCAAGAAAgtgaaatttttgacaaaatcttGAGTTGTCTTCGTTCAGTATTTAGTAGCTTATTTACATTGTCGATACAAACAAgttcttctttttcaatttgTCCTATTGCTGGATTAAATGCAATTACAAAAATGATATTTCTACAATCTTTAGCTTGCTATGTTCTTTTCGTCATGCTTCTACTTCATGCAACATCTtatgttttgaagttttttgtcTTAAACGATTACCAAAAAGAACAAACTTTGATAAGATTTAGCGTCCGTCTAAAAGTTGCAACAATTCAGATTATTTTAATAGCGTACGCTACTCTGACGTCAATGTCATTAGCACTACTAAATTGTGTACCTGTCAGTAATAAATATGTCCTGTTTATTGATGGAACCATAACATGTTTTCGATGgtggcaattttttatatttgcgtTTGTGATCGGATGGATTATTCCATTCCCAATTGTTTTAGTTTGTAGTATTGTCCATCTAAAAATTGGTGCagttagttataataaatttgtattggGATGGGCATTACctttatgttatttaatatgGACAATAACTATGCATTTGTTTTACAAAGATCATTTAATAGCAAGCATAAAATCAGAACATTATACACCGTTAGATGATTATTCCaatgatgaagaaaaaatttcaattagtGAGATTTTATATAAGCTTGAGAGTCCTTATAAAGGTATTATGTTTACAAACACGAGACATTCTGCAAGTAATATATATgaaggaaaaaatttagtttatataagaCAACCGTCATTTTGGCAAGGTACTTTAATTGCGAGACGTCTTATTCTTATTATTGCATTTACATTTATTAGCAGCCCTGTTTTCcgtttatattttgcattactACTTTGTACTTTATACCTTGTGCACCATCTTTACTTTAGGCCATATCTCATAAAAGctgcaaatatatttgaaacCTTGACATCagtaattttaatacttttctgtAGTTTTAACTTGTTCTTCGCATACAGTTACGTGAGTGATTTGCCGCCTGAAGCTGCTGATGAGAACCTGGGGACGCTATTTCGGTGGTTTGAAGCAACAATTCTAATTTTCATTCCAACATTTATTGTTGTAATATTATTTGCTCTCGTATTAACGCGCATAATAAGTTTGTCATTCAAACTATGCCGGTATTTATACagaatttttttgagtttaatttga